The Euphorbia lathyris chromosome 3, ddEupLath1.1, whole genome shotgun sequence genome contains a region encoding:
- the LOC136222522 gene encoding uncharacterized protein: MPTVTKYLLSEITNIDTNASNKNGFTALDVVEHSLIDSKALEIKNLLLQARFAKNNIFVNSKNPLPLSASASTSSSSPRGCLFCTKNCNKWWKKYINNVSNRLENARGNILVAASVTASMAFQAGINPPDFTHKSGSEQQQKIDTTITAAAAAPAPNSDSNSTLEIVLFPIISLDFWFFNTLSLMLSLTIMMLMLSGIPFRNMFSSFVLVIAMQAVVISTTRAYWLAAENNLFQQNEWAWDDIFLAVIGIIVIYLVPLMCVLIIVIHVCTFVMPFVFKIFKYVKKLTGTTTSQQGAALKYGDRTRID; the protein is encoded by the exons ATGCCGACG GTAACAAAATACTTGCTTTCAGAAATCACTAACATAGATACAAATGCCTCGAACAAGAATGGATTTACGGCATTGGACGTTGTCGAGCATTCTCTGATAGATTCAAAAGCGTTGGAGATAAAGAATCTGCTCCTTCAAGCTAGGTTTGCGAAGAACAACATCTTTGTTAACTCCAAGAATCCACTACCATTATCAGCATCAGCATCAACATCATCGTCCAGTCCTAGAGGATGCTTATTTTGTACTAAAAACTGCAATAAATGGTGGAAAAAATACATCAACAACGTCAGCAACAGATTAGAAAATGCGCGAGGCAATATCCTTGTAGCAGCATCAGTAACAGCCTCCATGGCTTTCCAAGCGGGAATAAACCCGCCGGACTTCACACATAAATCGGGTTCCGAGCAGCAGCAAAAGATAGATACCACAAttactgctgctgctgctgctccAGCACCTAATTCTGATTCAAATTCTACACTTGAAATTGTTTTATTCCCTATCATAAGTCTTGATTTCTGGTTCTTTAACACACTATCTTTGATGTTGTCTCTTACAATAATGATGCTGATGCTTAGTGGAATTCCATTTAGAAACATGTTTTCGAGTTTCGTCTTAGTGATTGCTATGCAAGCAGTAGTTATAAGCACAACAAGAGCTTATTGGTTAGCTGCGGAGAACAACTTGTTTCAGCAGAATGAATGGGCTTGGGATGATATTTTCCTTGCTGTCATTGGAATCATTGTCATATATTTGGTTCCTCTGATGTGTGTACTCATTATAGTCATACATGTTTGTACTTTTGTTATGCCTTTTGTCTTCAAGATCTTCAAATATGTCAAGAAGTTAACCGGAACGACCACGTCTCAGCAAGGAGCGGCCTTAAAATATGGTGATAGGACACGAATTGATTGA